A stretch of Oncorhynchus mykiss isolate Arlee unplaced genomic scaffold, USDA_OmykA_1.1 un_scaffold_313, whole genome shotgun sequence DNA encodes these proteins:
- the LOC118950553 gene encoding endonuclease III-like protein 1 isoform X2, which yields MKSTTLVRRYQVLVSLMLSSQTRDQVTSAALQRLRAHGCTVDNIVNTDDDTLGQLIYPVGFWKTKVKYLKQTSVMLQREFRGDIPNTVEGLVRLPGVGPKMAHLAMDIAWHQVSGIGVDTHVHRISNRLGWTRGGTKNPDETRKALEDWLPRDLWSEINWLLVGFGQQVCLPVNPLCSVCLNQHSCPSAHQASPAKRPKAGSPRSPHSPKTSRVKLEPGSLGLGLPPPSATPVKEEPLATTLSHPERES from the exons GTGCGACGTTACCAGGTGCTGGTGTCTCTGATGTTGTCAAGCCAGACAAGGGACCAGGTGACCAGTGCGGCTCTGCAGAGACTCAGGGCTCATGGCTGTACAGTGGACAACATAGTCAACACTGACGATGACACACTGGGACAACTCATCTACCCTGTCGGCTTCTGGAAG ACCAAGGTGAAGTACCTGAAGCAGACGTCAGTGATGCTCCAGAGGGAGTTTAGAGGGGACATTCCGAACACAGTGGAGGGCCTGGTACGACTACCTGGAGTAGGACCCAAGATGGCTCACCTGGCCATGGACATCGCCTGGCACCAGGTCTCTGGCATAG GCGTGGACACACACGTCCACCGTATCTCCAACCGGCTGGGATGGACGAGAGGTGGGACCAAGAACCCAGACGAGACACGCAAGGCCCTGGAAGACTGGTTACCAAG GGATCTATGGAGTGAGATCAACTGGTTGCTGGTGGGGTTTGGTCAACAGGTGTGTCTACCTGTCAATCCTCTCTGCTCCGTGTGTCTGAACCAGCACAGCTGCCCCTCCGCCCACCAAGCCTCCCCAGCCAAGAGGCCTAAAGCTGGGTCACCTCGCTCACCACACTCCCCCAAGACTTCCAGGGTCAAGCTGGAGCCTGGTTCTCTTGGTTTGGGGTTACCACCCCCTTCAGCCACACCGGTCAAAGAGGAACCTCTGGCTACCACCCTCTCCCACCCAGAAAGAGAAAGTTGA